The genomic segment CTAGAAAATGAGTTAAAacgtttcgtcgttgttgtgCCATCCCCGTTGAGAGCTATGGAAATACGTATTTTAGAAAAATGCTTCCACGAAACACCAAACCGCGTGACAGGCCATTCGCCAACGCCCTCGACACGGGACCGCTGTTTCGCCGCTGATGCAACTGTCCAGTAGAACTACACCAATGAGGGGAAAATCTAGCTTTTTAAAACGTGTTGTCGCAACGGAGGGTGGGTGGGGAATGTGGAAAAGTTATCCTTGCGTTTTGGAGAGTTGGTAACGCCTTAGTCGTCTTTAATGAAAAGCACGCTGCCGGTGTCCTGTTGTTGCGAGGACAAACCTTACGCActcgtcctcgtcgccgcCACCTTCTGCAAGTCTCCGTCCAGTGCCGCCTTCAATTGCGCCATTGGCGTTTTTCATCAACTCTTGCCGGCACTGGCGTAGCTTAACAGCAGCCAGCAAGAGCCCCAAGAAGGCGGTCGACATAAAGACCACCATGGTTGCAGTCATCTTTTTACGACGTAATGTCACCAGCTGCTTCTCAGCGTGGCTACTTCTGCATTGAAACAGGCAGGCACACGTAATGTCATATCTTCTCCGATATAGTGTGTACAGACAAAACACTCCTGGAACAGATGAACTGCTACTGTGCATCCAAGCTAGCAAAACAACATAACATGTCAAGAAGAGTGACATCTGGACGTCAAGAATGGCGGTGGGTTTGGACATTAAGGGACCACTCTTCGCATGAGCATGGCCACTCGGCTGAAGTCCAGGATCTCGTTGTCTGTAAATTCTTGCCAAATCACAAGAATTTCTCCCACGGTAGCGGGTGTACCTTCTCATGGCCTAGAAAGGGTCTGAGTCAAAATTGGATCTGTAAACCCTACCTTCTCAATCTCTTCAGAGAAATAGCAACCTCTGTCCggtgctttttctcttcggaCGGTATAGCTGAGCTTGAGACTGCGATTGCTCCATCGCTGCCCGGCGTCCTGATAATTAATGGTATCGAGTCCAAAATCGCTGTCGTCATTGCCCCACAACTCCGGATGAGTAGCTCATGCGAAAAACtggcaaagaaaaaacagagtaGCCGCCGAAGACGGAATCACAAGCGTGTTAATcggacaaagaaaagaaaaaaaacggaacaCCATTGCACTGTCACTATTCACCGGACGATTGAGCCGCTGGGACGTGGTCACGCTGTTTCTGCTCTCGGACTAAACAAAACTGACCATCTACATATATGCCACGCTTCTGTCGTTCGTGTCTTTATTTTCGCAGAAGAGTGTCAGAGTTTAAGCATACAGCGTGAAACCCACCAACCGAAAAGTCAGTAACAAACGACGAGTCGATACTGTGCACTGCTTGTCTCGCCGATGACCGGAGCACATCGCCAGAAGCCGACCGACCCTCCGGTGCCGCTCAAGATAGCAGTTTTGCCTTGCATGCTGACAGAGCAACCGCATTCACGCGAAAACTCTGGAAGAGTACTGCACAGTGAATCTTGCCTGATACAACCGGATAAGCGTCAAGGGTTTGACACTGTCAAAACGTATGCCTCGCGCGACTTGAACCATCAAATTGTCCACGTTCTTGCAAGTTCGGACGTGGTGTATCGCATGCGTCGCAAGCCCGTACtaagaaacgaaggaaggcACGTAAGGAGTCCAGTTAAACTTATCGGCAATGGTAGAGGGAACTGGTGCTCAGTTAGTCTATGACACATGTCCCCGGAAAACTTTATTCACGCAGACACTGATGGATCTCTAGGCGACTGGGCGGACAGGTACGAGACTTCTTGCACAAGGAAATCGGTTACCAACACCCACGGGTGCTCGAAGATGGTATGCCGCCTGTCAACGATAACTGAATATCCAGTGTATCATACTTTTGACAGCAGCCAACGAATTCAGCTTTTGATGGCGGAAAGCTGGTCCTGGCGTACGCTCAGCGATGTAGTGAGACGGAGAGCGAAAGTGGAAGAGCAAATACCGGCAGTAAGACGGACTACCCGAATCTACTCCTACACGCAGAATCAGCCAGTCTTTGTTTGGAGGTTTGTGGAGCAGAAGCACATCTTTTACACCGAAGATTTCAAAGAACACTAGAGAAAAAATGTCAAACCTCCAGAGCTCCAGAAAGTAACCCAATTTAGATGGACGAATCCTGACCTACATCGTCCACGGGCAAAAGTTGTGCTCCTGGATTCTTCTTGCTCCTTGTCTTGCGGAGCCTGTATCGTGACATTATCTTTATGAGGTGTTCCCCTATGTCTCAAACAACCGCGTTTCATGTTTCAATGGATTCACCAGGTTTTGACCAGCAAGAGACACCTCACCCGAATGAGGTCTTGCACGCAAATCCCAAAACGATAAATCCAGCCGAGTTAAAAGCATCAGTGTCACCTACTCTGATGGCATCGTAGTTACAAAAAGAAACTGGGAGAAATCTACTCCTCCCGCCCCCGAAAAAAGACCTTACACCGCAGCATGTGCTATCATGTCCCCCTTACTGTCGACTCGTCATCAGTCCGGGAAGTCGTACGAAAAATTTTGCAAGACTACATGCTATGCCAAGGAAAACAAAGCGAACTCACCAGCACCATACTGGCGTACTGATAGTAACAACGGCTTCGTGTTTTAACTGACAAGGACATACGAGCGGCGATCACGAACGATGTAAAGTGGTATAACGAACTGTTTGACTGGTATTTATGTGGGTGTGCAAGTTCCATTAAACCAAAAGCCGCTTTGACAACATGGATCCAGTCAAGCATGGTAGACATTAAGCATACGTCTTTAACAGCTGAGATTTAATAATATCTTAAAGCGCGGTGGATGATATGATACAAAATGGCAGGAGCTTCTCACCTCAACAGGGTAGTCTAGTGCAACAAGCACGGAGTCACGGATGGCAGCTGGGTTTTTAAACTCTTCTGAGACACCTTTTCCGATGTGGTGACCAGAATAAAAACTCTTCTACCTCTTGTTTTCAAGGGTTATAGTCTCCTATCGTGAGAACACATGATCCGCATTTCAACTGCTGTTCTAGGGGAGACATAATATCTCGGAGGGCATAGTCAGGCTGGGCAGCAACTACAGGGAAAAAGTGGGGAAGTGTTCGAATCGCTTTAACTGTTTGTTGATCGCTGGATCGTGTACCGTCGACGTACATTCAATTTAAGGTATTTCGGAACGGGCAAAGCATGAACCAAAATATATTGCCAGCCCACCAATCAAATTGACGGTATACAAGACAGATCGAGCTGCAGATGAGTACGCTCTGCTAATAACCTCAACTTTCAAAGGCGACCAATACATCCAACTTGCTAAAAAACCTGAACATGTCCCAGCTCCGCCGCGACCGAAGCTAACATATGACGCGTGGTGCAAGTAGTAGAATTACCCCCTTTGTGGAAACTGCGACGGAATCAGTCTGCAGTGTGTTACAGCACCGAAGCATTGTTCGAGAGAGATATTAGAATATTTGCAGAAAAACTGCCACCTTCCATCAAATATAAAGAGCACGGATCCTTCCCGTTGCCCCCACCCTCCGGTAGCTTTCATCGCAATAACCGGCACTGTGTCACCGCGCTGCCCGGAGACAACCTAATGCAAAATGCCAAGGAAAGACAGTGACTGTCAATGCTACCCTCGTGTTTCAGGGGGAAGCCAGCTTACCAGTCCGGTCCACGCGCATACGCAAATAGTGTGTTGCGGCAGGCTACGGCAAGCGTTCACGGAACGTATATAGATACAGTAACCCTCGGCACCAGGTTGTTTCTCAGCCAAGGAGAAGCTGTCCTATAACCGTCCCTACACTGCAATAGACTGGTAAAAATATGACTGAAGTCATCGCTTGGCGCGGCGCTGCAATAATCACTCTATTTAGCGCGGTCGCGCGAGCGTGTTCATGGCGTACGTTGGAGTACGTGTGTTTCGCATTATTTTCGGTGACAGCATGCAACACATGTTCGCGCGTCGTTGCCACCCTCACGAAAAGAGCCGTCATCACACCATCATACACACAAAATTTCGGGATTCTTTCAAACAACACCAACAAGCGGGATAGAGCACGTCTGCTGGTTGTGTCAAGCCAATGCCCAGTGTGACGATAAGCTAGCGCTGTTCCTATGGACCTGCCTGAACTTTTGATGGCTCAGACACTCTGAACCCTTGCAACACTATCGGTGAGACCATCAACCACGGAAAGCCATAGGCCGAAGGCCCAAGAAAATGGAAAAAGTAACTCCACGACGGCGGACGCAGATTCCGACGGACTGTAGCTAGTCTCAGCCTCGCGGCCGCGCGACACGCCAAGGGTATGGCGCTGCGTCCGTAAGTGTTTTGGCGTTGGTGCTCTACATTGGTTGGGAATGTGCGCCAGTAGGGGAACGAGGTGTAGGGGTGGGGTGCTGTTCAGGAGAGAACATGGTTGCATcgtgtctgtttcctttgGCTCA from the Toxoplasma gondii ME49 chromosome IX, whole genome shotgun sequence genome contains:
- a CDS encoding Toxoplasma gondii family B protein (encoded by transcript TGME49_274290~Predicted trans-membrane domain (TMHMM2.0):64-87), encoding MTTAILDSIPLIIRTPGSDGAIAVSSSAIPSEEKKHRTEVAISLKRLRRSSHAEKQLVTLRRKKMTATMVVFMSTAFLGLLLAAVKLRQCRQELMKNANGAIEGGTGRRLAEGGGDEDECVRFVLATTGHRQRAFH